The following are encoded in a window of Paenibacillus polymyxa genomic DNA:
- a CDS encoding RNA polymerase sigma factor: protein MCPFLNIFFEICRGRKFPGVYSIGKGESVIDIERIIERIRSGDRQAFREIVELYSKHVFHIAYSVLHDSKEAEDAAQEAFVQVYKSLPQYRNEGFKTWLSRIALHKALDIKRKQDRRPAELIDVAQSLVQLPSRDEDVLARLIREEQTVELSQKIAQLPQQHRDIIQAYYMQGKTYDQIAEETQVALKTVESRLYRARLWIRNHWKEEEWQ, encoded by the coding sequence GTGTGTCCTTTTTTAAATATTTTTTTCGAAATATGCAGGGGAAGGAAATTTCCTGGCGTCTATAGTATTGGGAAGGGGGAGAGCGTCATTGATATAGAGAGAATCATTGAACGAATACGGTCCGGTGACCGGCAGGCGTTCCGTGAGATCGTAGAGCTGTACAGCAAGCATGTATTTCATATCGCCTATTCGGTACTGCATGACAGCAAGGAAGCCGAAGATGCCGCACAGGAGGCGTTCGTTCAGGTGTACAAGTCTCTCCCCCAGTACCGGAACGAAGGATTTAAAACGTGGCTGAGCCGAATTGCGCTCCACAAAGCGCTGGATATTAAGCGCAAACAGGACAGACGACCCGCAGAGCTTATAGACGTGGCACAATCCCTTGTACAGCTCCCTTCCCGGGATGAGGATGTGCTGGCCCGTCTCATCCGCGAGGAGCAAACTGTAGAACTATCGCAAAAAATTGCCCAGTTGCCCCAGCAACATCGGGATATTATTCAAGCCTATTATATGCAGGGCAAAACTTACGATCAAATTGCAGAAGAGACGCAGGTAGCTTTAAAAACAGTAGAGTCGAGACTCTATCGGGCGCGGCTATGGATTCGAAATCACTGGAAGGAGGAGGAATGGCAATGA
- a CDS encoding DnaD domain-containing protein, which produces MTGSFDKTSAAEWAEGVAFAMEAGMVQIPYALLKHYRTLRLTDGEMLLLMQLLAFKQAERNEFPTWEQLQSRIGCTANEIALYFSKLMKEGFLRIDSVEDRSSSVQFERYNLTGLYRKLAECMIAERNEQHDEDDILFAGKPDLLNGISESPLTEERNLFTIFEKEFGRPLSPMEYETITSWVDQDRYPEELILLALKEAVFAGKVHFRYIDRILLEWSRNRVRNAQDAKEYAQRFRGGGRN; this is translated from the coding sequence ATGACCGGATCATTCGACAAGACATCAGCGGCAGAATGGGCGGAGGGAGTAGCCTTTGCTATGGAAGCCGGAATGGTCCAGATTCCCTACGCCCTGCTCAAGCATTATCGGACACTTCGGCTGACGGATGGTGAAATGCTGCTACTGATGCAGTTGCTTGCCTTTAAACAAGCGGAACGTAATGAATTTCCGACATGGGAACAATTGCAGTCACGTATCGGATGCACTGCGAACGAAATCGCACTCTATTTCAGTAAGCTCATGAAAGAAGGATTTTTGAGAATCGATTCCGTAGAAGACCGCAGCTCATCCGTACAATTCGAACGTTACAATTTGACGGGGCTGTACCGTAAGTTGGCAGAATGTATGATCGCTGAGCGTAATGAGCAGCACGATGAAGATGACATTTTGTTTGCCGGAAAGCCGGATTTACTGAATGGAATATCAGAATCCCCGCTTACAGAAGAACGGAATTTGTTCACGATTTTTGAGAAAGAATTCGGGCGCCCATTGTCACCGATGGAATACGAGACGATCACCAGCTGGGTGGATCAGGATCGGTATCCCGAGGAGCTGATTTTGCTGGCTTTGAAGGAAGCGGTATTTGCAGGGAAAGTACATTTCCGGTATATAGACCGTATTTTGCTGGAGTGGAGCCGAAACCGTGTTCGTAATGCACAGGATGCCAAAGAATACGCCCAGCGATTCCGTGGTGGCGGACGCAATTGA
- the asnS gene encoding asparagine--tRNA ligase: MTNKSTIAQVGRHVGETVTIGAWVNNKRSSGKIQFLQLRDGSGYIQGVIVKSEVSEDIWNDAKSLTQESSLYVTGVVREEPRSQSGFELTVTGIEIIHLTENYPITPKEHGVDFLMDHRHLWLRSAKQRAVLIVRAEIIRAVQEFFNGNGFTKVDPPILTPSSAEGTTELFHIKYFDEDAYLTQSGQLYMEAAAMALGKVYSFGPTFRAEKSKTRRHLIEFWMIEPEMAFVDHEESLRVQEQFVSHIVQSVLKNCAKELETIGRDVSKLEQIQGEFPRITYDEAIAFLQGEGFDIPWGEDFGAPHETAIAERYNKPVFITHWPTHIKAFYMKPDPTRPEVVLCADMIAPEGYGEIIGGSQRIDDPALMEERFNEHNLAREAYQWYMDLRTYGTVPHSGFGLGLERTVAWICGLDHVRETIPFPRMLYRLYP; this comes from the coding sequence ATGACGAATAAAAGTACGATTGCCCAAGTGGGTCGCCATGTAGGGGAAACGGTTACAATCGGCGCTTGGGTAAACAATAAACGATCTAGTGGTAAAATTCAGTTCCTGCAACTGCGCGATGGTAGCGGGTATATTCAAGGGGTTATCGTGAAAAGCGAAGTGTCCGAGGATATTTGGAATGACGCCAAATCCTTGACTCAAGAGAGCTCCCTTTACGTTACTGGAGTGGTGCGTGAAGAACCGCGTAGCCAATCGGGCTTTGAATTAACGGTTACAGGCATTGAAATTATTCATTTGACCGAAAACTACCCGATTACACCCAAAGAGCATGGTGTAGATTTCCTGATGGATCATCGTCACTTGTGGCTGCGTTCCGCCAAGCAACGTGCTGTTCTGATCGTACGGGCGGAAATTATCCGTGCTGTACAGGAATTCTTTAACGGCAACGGCTTTACGAAGGTGGACCCACCCATTTTGACTCCTTCCTCTGCAGAAGGCACAACAGAATTGTTCCACATTAAATATTTTGATGAAGATGCGTATTTGACACAAAGCGGGCAGTTGTATATGGAAGCCGCGGCAATGGCACTGGGCAAAGTATATTCCTTTGGTCCAACTTTCCGTGCGGAAAAGTCCAAAACACGTCGTCACCTGATTGAGTTCTGGATGATCGAGCCTGAGATGGCTTTTGTGGATCATGAAGAATCCTTGCGCGTTCAGGAGCAGTTTGTAAGTCATATCGTGCAATCTGTTCTGAAAAATTGTGCGAAGGAGCTTGAAACAATCGGACGCGATGTTTCGAAGCTGGAGCAAATTCAAGGCGAATTCCCACGTATTACGTATGATGAGGCGATTGCCTTCCTTCAAGGTGAAGGTTTCGATATCCCATGGGGAGAAGACTTTGGTGCTCCTCATGAAACGGCGATTGCTGAAAGATATAACAAGCCTGTGTTCATTACACATTGGCCGACTCACATTAAGGCATTCTATATGAAACCCGACCCGACCCGTCCAGAGGTTGTTTTGTGTGCCGATATGATCGCTCCTGAAGGCTACGGCGAAATTATCGGGGGTTCCCAACGGATTGATGATCCAGCATTGATGGAAGAACGTTTTAACGAGCATAACTTGGCTCGTGAAGCCTACCAATGGTATATGGATCTGCGCACCTATGGTACCGTTCCGCATTCCGGCTTTGGACTGGGCCTGGAGCGCACAGTAGCATGGATTTGTGGGCTCGATCATGTACGTGAAACGATTCCGTTCCCACGTATGCTGTATCGTTTGTATCCGTAA
- a CDS encoding acetate/propionate family kinase: MKILVINAGSSSLKYQLYDMTDESVLAKGLVERIGMDSSILTHKPTNKEEYTEVSEILEHTTAIRKVLNALTDAEHGVISSTSEIQAVGHRVVHGGEIFKQSAVVTPEAKSEIRRLFDLAPLHNPASMMGIKAAELNMPDVPQVVVFDTSFHQTMPEKAYMYAIPRVLYNKYKVRRYGAHGTSHDFVSKEAAKFLGRPLEDLKIITCHIGNGGSVTAVQGGLSVDTSMGMTPLEGLMMGTRSGDLDPAIVPYVMNKEELTVNEVNSMLNKHSGLLAISGISSDMREITEGMEKGEANSTLAFEMYEYRLRKYIGSYAAAMNGVDVIAFTAGVGENSIVLRKRVLEQLTFLGIELDESLNAIRSGEPRRITTANSKVEVLIIPTNEELVIARDTFRLVQ, from the coding sequence ATGAAAATTCTCGTAATCAATGCAGGGAGTTCTTCCCTGAAATACCAATTGTATGATATGACAGACGAGTCCGTTCTGGCAAAAGGATTGGTAGAGCGCATCGGTATGGATTCCTCCATTCTTACGCATAAGCCAACCAATAAAGAAGAATACACCGAAGTTAGCGAAATTTTGGAACATACTACAGCCATCCGTAAAGTGCTGAACGCACTCACAGATGCTGAACATGGTGTAATCTCCAGTACTAGTGAAATACAGGCTGTTGGCCACCGTGTGGTTCATGGAGGCGAAATCTTCAAACAGTCAGCAGTTGTAACGCCTGAAGCGAAGAGTGAAATCCGCCGCTTGTTTGACCTGGCACCACTGCATAACCCTGCTTCCATGATGGGGATTAAAGCGGCTGAATTGAATATGCCAGATGTACCGCAGGTTGTGGTATTTGATACCTCGTTCCATCAAACCATGCCTGAAAAAGCTTATATGTACGCCATTCCAAGAGTGTTGTACAATAAGTATAAGGTTCGTCGTTACGGTGCCCACGGCACTTCCCATGATTTTGTAAGTAAGGAAGCCGCCAAATTCCTTGGTCGTCCTTTGGAAGACCTGAAGATTATCACTTGTCATATCGGTAATGGTGGTAGTGTAACAGCAGTTCAAGGCGGTTTGTCTGTTGATACTTCCATGGGTATGACTCCACTGGAAGGTCTTATGATGGGTACTCGTAGTGGTGATTTGGACCCAGCAATCGTACCTTATGTCATGAACAAAGAAGAATTGACTGTCAATGAAGTCAATTCCATGCTGAACAAGCATAGTGGACTTTTAGCTATCTCCGGTATCAGCAGTGACATGCGTGAAATCACAGAAGGTATGGAAAAAGGCGAAGCTAATTCTACATTGGCATTCGAAATGTATGAATACCGTCTGCGCAAATACATTGGATCGTATGCTGCCGCAATGAACGGGGTAGACGTAATTGCATTTACAGCAGGTGTAGGCGAGAATTCCATCGTTCTGCGTAAGAGAGTGTTGGAGCAATTGACATTCCTCGGTATCGAGCTGGATGAATCGTTGAATGCTATTCGTTCTGGCGAGCCTCGCCGGATTACAACTGCAAATTCAAAGGTAGAAGTACTGATCATTCCAACGAACGAAGAACTGGTTATTGCCCGTGACACGTTCCGTCTGGTTCAGTAG